One window of Oncorhynchus kisutch isolate 150728-3 unplaced genomic scaffold, Okis_V2 Okis05a-Okis16b_hom, whole genome shotgun sequence genomic DNA carries:
- the LOC116359748 gene encoding E3 ubiquitin-protein ligase TRIM39-like codes for MSTSSTVLSEEQFLCSVCLDVFTDPVSIPCGHNFCKVCISEYWNTTALCQCPLCKDTFNTRPDLKTNTTLREVADHFKRMKVRDREESSSKPGDVAQVQQMIQERLLKVKEIKLSVELSQRDAEREIAGSVEVFTALVRSIERSQGEVIEVVEEKQKAAERQAEGLIEELEQEITELLRRGTELDPLHQNSPSPIKGWSEISVHRDLHVGTVRKALSQLEEMLHNEMEKLCNAELKMIRQWSVDVTLDPDTAHPKLIVSENRKQVSYGDKGQILPDLPKRFDMYLSVLGKEGFSSGRFYFEVQVRGKIEWQVGVARESIIRKGPKVKSPDTGLWALYMKGENKYEIKDTPHMHLFPGQKPQKVGVFVDYKEGQISFYDVENMSHIYSFTGCTFTEKLYPYLNPCDNSEGPNSAPLVISPVNHTD; via the coding sequence ATGTCCACCTCCAGCACTGTCCTGTCTGAAGAGCAGTTCctgtgctctgtctgtctggatgtgttcACTGATCCAGTCTCTATTCCATGTGGACACAACTTCTGCAAGGTCTGTATCAGTGAATACTGGAACACCACTGCCCTGTGCCAGTGTCCACTGTGTAAGGACACATTCAATACAAGACCGGACCTAAAAACCAACACAACACTCAGAGAAGTTGCAGATCATTTTAAGAGGATgaaggtcagagacagagaggagtcctCTTCCAAGCCTGGAGATGTAGCACAAGTGCAGCAGATGATCCAGGAGCGACTGCTGAAGGTTAAGGAGATCAAACTCTCAGTAGAGCTCAgccagagagatgcagagagagagatagcaggaaGTGTGGAGGTCTTCACTGCTCTGGTGCGCTCCATTGAGAGAAGTCAGGGTGAGGTTATTGAGGTGGTTGAGGAGAAGCAGAAAGCAGCTGAGAGGCAGGCTGAAGGGCTCATTGAAGAACTGGAGCAGGAAATCACTGAGCTGCTGAGGAGAGGCACTGAGCTGGACCCCCTCCACCAGAACTCCCCATCCCCGATCAAGGGCTGGTctgagatcagtgttcacaggGATCTGCATGTAGGAACTGTGAGGAAAGCTCTTTCTCAGCTGGAGGAGATGCTTCATAATGAGATGGAGAAGTTGTGTAATGCTGAGCTGAAGATGATACGGCAGTGGTCAGTGGATGTGACTCTGGATCCTGATACAGCACATCCCAAGCTCATTGTGTCTGAGAACAGGAAACAAGTGAGCTATGGAGACAAAGGGCAGATTCTCCCTGACCTCCCAAAGCGGTTTGATATGTATCTATCGGTCTTGGGAAAGGAGGGCTTCTCCTCAGGGAGATTCTACTTTGAGGTTCAGGTGAGAGGGAAGATTGAGTGGCAGGTAGGCGTGGCCAGAGAGTCCATCATCAGGAAGGGCCCAAAAGTTAAAAGCCCAGATACTGGACTCTGGGCTCTGTATATGAAGGGTGAGAATAAGTATGAGATCAAGGACACACCCCATATGCACCTCTTCCCGGGTCAGAAACCCCAGAAGGTGGGGGTGTTTGTGGATTACAAGGAGGGTCAGATCTCCTTTTATGATGTAGAAAACATGTCTCATATCTATTCTTTCACTGGTTGTACCTTCACTGAGAAGCTATATCCATACTTGAACCCCTGTGATAATTCTGAGGGTCCAAACTCAGCCCCATTGGTCATCTCTCCTGTCAATCACACTGACTGA
- the LOC116359749 gene encoding E3 ubiquitin-protein ligase TRIM21-like codes for MSTSSTVLSEEQFLCSVCLDVFTDPVSIPCGHNFCKVCIREYWNTTALCQCPLCKDTFNTRPDLKTNTTLREVADHFKRMKVRERGQMIQERLLKVKEIKLSVELSQRDAEREIAGSVEVFTALVRSIERSQGEVIEEVEEKQKAAERKAEGLIEELEQEITELLRRGTELDHLHQNSPSPIKDWSEISVHRDLHVGTVRRARSQLEEMLHNEMEKLCNAELKMIRQWSVDVTLDPDTAHPKLIVSENRKQVSFGDKGQILPDLPKRFDMYLSVLGKEGFSSGRFYFEVQVRGKIEWQVGVARESIIRKGPKVKSPDARLWALYMKGENKYEIKDTPPIPLFLSQKPQKVGVFVDYKEGQISFYDVENMSHIYSFTGCTFTEKLYPYLNPCNNSEGPNSAPLVISPVNHID; via the exons ATGTCCACCTCCAGCACTGTCCTGTCTGAAGAGCAGTTCctgtgctctgtctgtctggatgtgttcACTGATCCAGTCTCTATTCCATGTGGACACAACTTCTGCAAGGTCTGTATCAGGGAATACTGGAACACCACTGCCCTGTGCCAGTGTCCACTGTGTAAGGACACATTCAATACAAGACCGGACCTAAAAACCAACACAACGCTCAGAGAAGTTGCAGATCATTTTAAGAGGAtgaaggtcagagagagagga CAGATGATCCAGGAGCGACTGCTGAAGGTTAAGGAGATCAAACTCTCAGTAGAGCTCAgccagagagatgcagagagagagatagcaggaaGTGTGGAGGTCTTCACTGCTCTGGTGCGCTCCATTGAGAGAAGTCAGGGTGAGGTTATTGAGGAGGTTGAGGAGAAGCAGAAAGCAGCTGAGAGGAAGGCTGAAGGGCTCATTGAAGAACTGGAGCAGGAAATCACTGAGCTGCTGAGGAGAGGCACTGAGCTGGACCACCTCCACCAGAACTCCCCATCCCCAATCAAggactggtctgagatcagtgttcacaggGATCTGCATGTAGGAACTGTGAGGAGAGCTCGGTCTCAGCTGGAGGAGATGCTTCATAATGAGATGGAGAAGTTGTGTAATGCTGAGCTGAAGATGATACGGCAGTGGTCAGTGGATGTGACTCTGGATCCTGATACAGCACATCCCAAGCTCATTGTGTCTGAGAACAGGAAACAAGTGAGCTTTGGAGACAAAGGGCAGATTCTCCCTGACCTCCCAAAGCGGTTTGATATGTATCTATCGGTCTTGGGAAAGGAGGGCTTCTCCTCAGGGAGATTCTACTTTGAGGTTCAGGTGAGAGGGAAGATTGAGTGGCAGGTAGGCGTGGCCAGAGAGTCCATCATCAGGAAGGGCCCAAAAGTTAAAAGCCCAGATGCTAGACTCTGGGCTCTGTATATGAAGGGTGAGAATAAGTATGAGATCAAGGACACACCCCCTATCCCCCTCTTCCTGAGTCAGAAACCCCAGAAGGTGGGGGTGTTTGTGGATTACAAGGAGGGTCAGATCTCCTTTTATGATGTAGAAAACATGTCTCATATCTATTCTTTCACTGGTTGTACCTTCACTGAGAAGCTATATCCATACTTGAACCCCTGTAATAATTCTGAGGGTCCAAACTCAGCCCCATTGGTCATCTCTCCTGTCAATCACATTGACTGA